The sequence CATGTTCGTTAGGTAAAGTGAGCATGATCTGCACCTTATTTTTCATCAAAAAAGCCCAATGCGCTTCGATGTTAGCATCAACGAGCGAAAAACCCAAAATATGAGTGTAAAATCCGATAGATTCCTCCAAATTTTTGGTCCAAATGACAGGCATCAGAGAATGAAATTTCATATTTAAATCATTATATTTTTTTTAGGCAATAAGTTTATCGCCTTATTTCATTTGTGTTATAAATCAAGATTAATTTCATTATTAATTTTCCAGATATAATTTAAGGCTTTGTCCAATAATTTCGTTCCAACCTTGGGTAAAACTTTCTTTAGCAAATCCTTCGCCTAAATCCTTCAATTTTTCAGTTCCTTCATGAGTTAATGTCACAAGAGTTCCGTTTGCATCAGACTCTAAATCCCAAGTCACAAAAGTTTTTTCATCAGAAAAATTGGGATAAAACCACGAGTGTTTCAATTTTTGATTTGGAATAGCTTCAATGATCTCAATCGTATGAAGATATTTTTTTTCTTCACCCGGCTCATAAAAATTAAAAGACTGTCCAACTTCGGCTTCAAAATCTGCAATATCAAAATACCATGATGGCAATTCGTTTTTATCAGTCAATGCTTTCCAAACTTTTTCAATGGGTGCGTTGATTTTCTTTTTGATAATGATTGAATCTTCCATGTGAATTTTTTTAATGAATATTTGTCCTAACTTTTATTTTAACGCAAAGTTCAATTAGATTTTTTCAAATTAAACCAATATAATTTAGCCAAATCCTCAAGAGAAACAATGATTTAAGAGTGACTAAATCCTGTAATTTTAGCTTCATCAAAATCCAGCTGCATTTCAATCGTTCTCATCACATGATCGTCGAATATTTTATCACGCTTCATACGGTGAAGTTCGTTTCTCTGCGCCTGAATAACCTGCCTCAAAACATCTTTATTTTCGTTCATTGCGGATGCATAATCTACTGCAGAGCCCATGCATTGTGCTTTGTCAGCAATTAACTTCATTTCATTTTCCAGCTTGTAAATTTGATGTCTCACGAGACTATTGCTTTCAGATAATTCAGAAAAATCTGTAGTCAATTTCTGAAGTGCTGTCTCTTTTAATTTCTTCAGTAAAATTGCTTCCTGCTTTTCTTCCGGCAGTTCGCTTCCGGCATCATCAACTTTTAAAAATTTTAAAATTGGCGAAAGCATCAAACCTTGTCCAACTAAAGTTATCAAAATTATTACGAAAGTCACGAATAAAATAATATTACGATGCGGAAATGCTTCCCCGTTTGGTAAAACGCAGGAATGGAAAGCGCCGCAGCTAATGAAACTACTCCTCGCATCGCTGCAAAACTAATGATAAACGGTTCTCGCCAATCAGGTTTTGGGTTTTCTGACCTTAATTTTTTAGATAAAAACCACGGAAAATACATCACACTGTAACTGTAAACCAATCTTGTTAAAATAATCGCTCCACCGATTACAATACTGTAAAATATTCCTTCTGAAATGGTATAATCTTTCATTGCAGCGACTACAATCGGTAATTCAAGACCAATTAAGATAAAAATAATCGTATTCATCAGAAAAATAAGAACACTCCAGACATTGCCGGACTGAATTCTTGAAGTGTGACTAAGATAGCAATGCGAATTGTATGACATCAGTAATCCGCCTGCCACAACTGCTAACACCCCGGAAAAATGAAAATGCTCTGCACCAACATACATGATGTAAGGTACAATTAATGTAATTACAGTGTCAATATTTGAGTTGGAAGGAATTAACCTAAGAAAAAATCCGAAAAGGAACCCAAAGGCGACTCCAATTGCGATTCCGCCAACTGCCATAATGAAGAAATCACCAATCGCATCTCTCCAGATGAACTGTCCGGAAATCACTGCAGCTAGGGCAAATTTAAATACAATTAAACTCGATGCATCATTAATCAAACTTTCACCTTCCAAAATACTGGTGATCTTCTTTGGAATTTTCATATGTTTTAAAACAGACGTTGCCGCAACTGCATCTGGAGGAGAGTTTACACCACCTAACAAAAATCCCATCGCTACCGTCAATCCAGGAATTATTGAGGATGAAAGATAAGCAACAACCACTGAGGTCAGAAATACCAATCCGAAAGCCATAGAAAAAATCTGTTTTCTCCATTTATGAAAATCTTGCCACGAGGTGAACCATGCCGCTTCAAATAAAATGGGTGGAAGAAAAATCAGAAAGACTAAATCCGGCTCAATTTCTATGTGCGGCATTCTCGGTACAAGGCTGATGATTAATCCGGCAATCACCAGAAAAATAGGATAAGCTACTTTCAGCTTCTGCCCTATCATCACGAGGATCATTACAGACAATAAGACTGCAATGGATATGGTAACGTAAGTATGGATCATGGATTTTTTATTTTAATTTTTATTACTAAAAATGAACTTCATTTGAGTTTGGAGATTAACTCATAGCTCTTTATAATACAATTTGGTTGATCGGAGTAATTGCCGGCGGAAGATCACTCTCATCCAGCATATCTCTCATATCAATCTCTATCGTAAGGCTTATTTGCGTAATCGGAACGTCATTCGGGCTTCCTTCAAAAGGATTTACAGAAGCTTCTCCTACGCTGTCTAAAGTATGAAAACACCAAGTCACCAAAAGAGAAAACGGAATATTAAACCACAAAGTGTAGTTCTCAAGAGCTGTTCCATCACCCATTTTTGCAAATTCTTTTACCAAACCGAAAGGCACAAAACGATGAATAAAATCAAAAGATATGTCGTAATGGAAGAGAAGTTCCTCGGATATGGAAAATTCTTAATTCTTTCTGCTTTGCCTTGATCATCAGTAAATTTCACCAATTGCTGATTAATCTGCGACCATTGAAAATCATTGATTTCACCATTTGCATAAGCCTCAGAAAGCTCTTTACTTTGCAAAGCCATCAATTGTGTTGCACGGTTTTTTTTGCTTAAAATATATTTCAGTTCGTCTTCTACAAGATATTTTTTTAGTTCATCTTCTATTTTAAAAGTTCGTTCCTGAATTTCATATTTTTTCGCATATTCTTCAAACTGAGCAACATTCATACTTTCCCATGCTCTTGGTTCTCTCAACTGAAAACGTAGTGCCGTCAACCAAGCATAATGACGTTCAAACATTGCTTTTACTTTAACCGGATTTTTACCCGATAATGAATCTCTTAAAATATACCCGAAACTCCTGCTGTCATTGATAATTGCTCCGTAAATCTGTCTGGCTTCCCAAAGACGGCTGTAACTCGCATTATTTTTAAATCCGACAATAAAAGCAACTGCAGTACCCATAATTGCGATTGGTTGCCACGGAAACGAAAGAAAGGTAAATCCAAAATAATATAAAAGCGTAGGAATTATTGCTAAAATCAATAGAATATAGATACTTCTTTTAGTCCAAACTATAAATTCTATGGCGCTGAATCTTTTTCCTGAATGCATTTGTTTAGTTTTTGTGTTTTAAAGGTATTCAATTTTAATTTCTTGTGAACGGAATATTGTTGTAAAAACCAATCTGTATCTGTCCTCGGTTTTTGTTTTCCTGAATCTGATTCATGTAGCCAGCTTCGATTCTCATGTTTTTGTTGATAACGAATCCTAAAGCACCATAAACACGATTTCTATCGAAACCCGGACTATCTAAATGCAGAAAAATCTCATTATAGGCAGAAACATACAGAGTTTTTGGAAGCATTTCTTTATTGGTAACAGGAATATTTAAACCCAATAAATAACGGAATCTCATTCTGAAATCATCCTGTAAAAAACGTTCTTCCAAACGGTAACGATGCTGAAGATTGAATCTTCCAAATTTCTGTTTAGTAATGTACTGCTGGAAAATACGGTGTTCGATATTCTCAGTTTTTTCACCTTTAACGTAAGGCTGACTCAAAATAAAACCGTAACCTAGTAAAATATTGTTGTTGTTTTCGGTTAAATCATACCCAATTCCGGTACGGATGAGAAGTTGCTCTAAATCACCAATTCCATTAAAATTACGGTATTGAATTTCATTATGGAAATTCAGTTTTTTACTGATTTTATTATTTCCGAAATACATATACCATGCCCCAAGACTATTATCTTGTGCAAAAGAATATGCTGAAATACTTATAAAAAAAATAGCGTCAACTGCCTGAAAACCTTCATGTCTTACTTCTTTATTATTACTATCTATCAAAATATCAAATTTAATACTTTTAATCAATAATAACAAATAATAAATCTAAGTTTATAAAATTCTCAGGCAGGAGATAAGTTGAGATTAAGAAGGAACTTTTTCTACTAAAATATCTTTTCCTTTTTTGTCAAAATAAGTGCAGGTCATATCATTCAAATCCATTTTCCAGCCTTCCACTCCATTTTCTGCACAGTCTTTACAAAAAGTCATGTAATCTGTGCCGCCTTGCTGATGAAGTTTTAACTGAATTTTAAAATTTTCAAGATTCAAGTTTTCTAAAATTTGTAAAACATCATATTTACTTCCTGTTTTTGCTGAATGATTTTCTGTATCGAAATATTCTGTGTTCCCGTCTGAAACATAAGCCGTGTAATGTGAAACACCAAGATTTTTTATAGCCTGAATGTATTTAGGAAAATCTGCTCCGCTTTTTACTTTTTGGTGTTCTGCTTTGATTTCTTCAATTGTGAATTTCATTTGTTTGTATTTAATTATAAAAAATTTAGGAGAGCAAATATATTTAAAATGAAAACCGACAAATCAATTTGTCGGTTATTTTTTACTATTTATCGTATTTAAAAAATAAATATTAAGGATGTTGCTGCATTTTCGCAGGATCGTCATAATTAACCATCCAATTGATGCCAAACTGATCGGCAAACATCCCGAAATATGCACCCCAGAAAGTATCTGCAAGAGGCATAGTAACTTGTCCGCCCTTAGATAATCCGTTGAATAATTTATCTGCTTCTTCTTTAGAATCTGCATTAATTGAAACTGAAAAATTGTTTCCCACTTTTAGACTTGAAGCCCATTCTCCACCTGTATCGCTTCCCATTAATACTGTTTCTTTAGAAATCGGAAGGGTAACATGCATGATTTTGTCTTTTTCTTCATCAGGCATTTCTTTTCCTTCCTGCGGAGGCATTTCGCCAAAAGTTCCGATGTATGGAAATTCACCGCCAAAGACTGATTTGTAAAATTCAAATGCCTGTCTGCAATTTCCGTTGAATGTAAGATAAACGTTTACTGTTGCCATAATTTTTATTTAAAAGTTTTTGTGTTTATTATTTTTGGTTGATAGTTGATAGTTGATAGTTGATAGTTGATAGTGAAAATATGTTATTCCATTACTTATTAATCATTACCCCATTACTTATTTTTAATTATCTATGTTGGTCTATTAAGATCATATTTCCGTCAGGGTCTTTCAGGAAAATATGTTCGGGGCCGGAAGTTGTTTCGTCGGCTTCTTTTTCTAATGCAACCTGATGTTCTTTCAGATGTTTCTGAATTTCTCTAACATCATCAAAGGCTTCGAGATTCTGAGCATTCTCGTCCCAGCCCGGATTGAAAGTCAGCATATTTCCGTCAAACATTGCCTGGAAAAGACCAATCAATGTACTGTCGTTTTTCATGATCAAATAATTGCTTTCCATACTTCCACCCATTTGGGTGAAGCCTAGTTTTTCATAAAAATCTTTAGACTTTTCTAAATCCTTCACACTTAAGCTGATGGAGAATGCTCCTAATTTCATATTTTGATGTTTTTTGGTTGTATGTTGAATTAATTTAAACGCAAAGCTCGCAAAGTTTTTTAACTACTAGCTATTTTTAAGTTCGCAAAACGAAGTTTCGCCGATTCAAATAAATAATTTTAGATTGAGGCAAAGGCGTTTAACTACGTCGAATCTTCGATTTCACTTATTAAAGAACACAAAGTTGTCACTTGTATCATTTAAACTTAATGATTGAAAACATTTTGTCTCATTTACGGTAAAACCTATTTTTTGCTTAAAGCCAATTTATATCCTGCTAAAACCAATCCCCAAACCAAGATTCCTAAAACCCAAAACCAGATTGGAGTTGGCAAAACAACCATATTGTAAATTGTGAAAGAAAGGAAAATAAGTCCGCAAATAATTGCTGCTGTAGGTTTTCCGTTTTTTGCAATTTTTGTAGAAATAAAACCCGAAACCAAAGCTCCCAAAGCATATCCCACAATAACCATAAACTTGCCCAAGAATGGTAAATTTTCAATATATGATTTAAAAGCTTCCATATCATTCGCCTTCATCCCGGCAGGATACGGATGCAAAATATGATTAAGTGTTTCTACTCCCCAAACGCAAACAGAACCGGCAATAATTCCTGCAATAACTCCTAAAATGACTCTTAACATGATTATTGGTTTTTTAAATTAGTTTTAAAATCTAAAGTTCCGTCATAGCTTTTCCAGTTTCCTGTAAATTCGATGTTGGGATTTTCAATTTTTTCTGTTTTTTTGTTCCATTGAAATGTATACACAAATTTTCCTGTGAAAATACCGGAATGTTTTCCTTTATTCTCTTCAACCAGCTCATAATCGCCAAAAACAATTCCTTTTTTCTTACCGTCTTTGTATTTGGTGATCGTTAATTTACCTTCATATTTCGATGTATTATTATCAACCACAGAATATCCTGAAACAAAATATTCCTGATCATTTTTTTTGTTCTGTTCAGAAATTTCTATTTTCAGTTTAATGGTTTCATTTTCATTGCCAATCGTTCCGATGTAGGGTTTTGACTGATTCAGCCAAATATTTGAAATATTGGGCATTTGAGCAAAAACAAAATTGGATGCGAGAACGAGAATAAGTAAAAGTTTTTTCATTGTATTTTTTATTTAAATATCACTTTGGAAATGTCGGTATGATAAAAATTAGCAAACCAAAAATCCGTCTTTTTACCGTTTTCAAAATTTTCAAACACTCCTTTAAAGGTTGTATTGGAAAATTTGCTGATGCTATTCATTTCTTTTGTCGTCTGAATTCGAAACTTACCTTTAAAAATACCATCATCAATATCTGGCTGAGTTCCGTTTAATTGAAAATCACCGAAAACTAACATTAGATCACGTGAATCTTTTACATTAAATACATAATTAAAAGTGAGTTTCCCTAAACACGTCAAAGTTTTCCCATTTAATGTGTAGACTCCTTTTACCAGATAATTTTCCGGTTTTTTGGAATCTTTTATGACTGAAAAAAATTTGACATCTATTTTCCCGGCATTCATTTCACCGTCAAAACCCAATTTTTCATTAAGAATTATTTTGCTAAAATCTTTATCTTTTAAAGGAAAATCATTAGACTGAGCATAGAAAATAAAAAATGGAAACAGTAAAAATAAAATTGTTTTCATTTTAAAATACTAAACTCCAAACTGAGATAAATGGTGATTCAAATGTTTTGCAAACATATTGTTCCATTCGTCTGACTTTAATTTTCCGAAAGAAAACGATTCTTTCTCATGAAACGCTGATGCTCCCAATTGTTGTGTTTTTTGGATAAAACCAATTAATCTTTTTTTCTCATCATCAAAATTTCTTCTTCCTGTGATTACAAACTGCGGTGCCGTTGGAGAATCTCTTGGGTAAGCTTTATCGCCAACCACTTTAGACTTCACAAATGATTTTAGGATAAATTTTGCGATGGCTCCCGGTTTTTTATGTTTTTCCGGTTCGTAAACCATTTCGTAACTGATACAACAGTGTGCCAACATCTGATCGACCGTCATTCTGCCCCACAAACCGTGTGTATCTTCCACTAAATTATTTATTCTATTGATGTAATTCTGAGCGTCTTTCGCATCAAATACGTTTTCCATAGCTTATTAAATTGTATATGAACAAATATAATATTATTTCGGATGATTTTAAAAATTGTTTTCAATCTTCAATTGTGAATTATTGAACACCCATTGCTTCAAATCGCAATAAAAAAACTCCCCACAAAATCTGTGAGGAGCTGATTATTTTGAGGTAGTTACAATCTATTTCTGAACTGCTTTTTTCATCGCAGCATCAGGTCGTAAAACCCTATAACGGACTTCCATATCTTTAGGAACATAGAAAACCAAAGGCAATTTGCTGTTGTATCTTACAATTTCAGGCTGTAAAGAAACAAATTTCTTCGTCTTCTTCTGATCCGGACAACCCATCAAAGTTCCGCCCGTTTCACCGTTAGATTCTACTTCATAATAGTTATAACCCCAACCTTGCAAATCCTGAGTTGTTACTTTCCCCATCAGAAAATGTTTGTTGCAATCAAGTAGTTTTTCAACACCAACAAAAAATTCGACTTTTAAATCACTTTCGTTTTTTGCGATAGGCAATTGAATATACACTTGCTTAAATCCTTCTTTAGCTTTTGGAAACATATCGATTTGAAGCTTTTCAAATTTTTCTTTTTTCATCTTCTGAGCAGAAACATTGCCTACTACAAACATCATCAATACTACAGATATTGCTTTTAAAAATTTCATAATTGTTTGATTTAAAATTTACAATTTCCTTACAGTCAAAAACTATTCCACAATTTTCACATTAGTGCCTTTCGTATGAGCATTCATCTGCGGTGCATAATAGTTTTGCATAGTTGTAATTCCATTCGAGAATTTCCCGGATGCATTCGCAACATAATCATATTCAAAAACATATTTCCCTTTCGGCATGTACTGAATATAGAAATTGGTAGACGCATCTTTTGTCGACTGGTAATATCCTAAATTATTTTTCC comes from Chryseobacterium sp. 3008163 and encodes:
- a CDS encoding SRPBCC domain-containing protein: MEDSIIIKKKINAPIEKVWKALTDKNELPSWYFDIADFEAEVGQSFNFYEPGEEKKYLHTIEIIEAIPNQKLKHSWFYPNFSDEKTFVTWDLESDANGTLVTLTHEGTEKLKDLGEGFAKESFTQGWNEIIGQSLKLYLEN
- a CDS encoding Na+/H+ antiporter → MIHTYVTISIAVLLSVMILVMIGQKLKVAYPIFLVIAGLIISLVPRMPHIEIEPDLVFLIFLPPILFEAAWFTSWQDFHKWRKQIFSMAFGLVFLTSVVVAYLSSSIIPGLTVAMGFLLGGVNSPPDAVAATSVLKHMKIPKKITSILEGESLINDASSLIVFKFALAAVISGQFIWRDAIGDFFIMAVGGIAIGVAFGFLFGFFLRLIPSNSNIDTVITLIVPYIMYVGAEHFHFSGVLAVVAGGLLMSYNSHCYLSHTSRIQSGNVWSVLIFLMNTIIFILIGLELPIVVAAMKDYTISEGIFYSIVIGGAIILTRLVYSYSVMYFPWFLSKKLRSENPKPDWREPFIISFAAMRGVVSLAAALSIPAFYQTGKHFRIVILFYS
- a CDS encoding bestrophin family ion channel, which encodes MHSGKRFSAIEFIVWTKRSIYILLILAIIPTLLYYFGFTFLSFPWQPIAIMGTAVAFIVGFKNNASYSRLWEARQIYGAIINDSRSFGYILRDSLSGKNPVKVKAMFERHYAWLTALRFQLREPRAWESMNVAQFEEYAKKYEIQERTFKIEDELKKYLVEDELKYILSKKNRATQLMALQSKELSEAYANGEINDFQWSQINQQLVKFTDDQGKAERIKNFPYPRNFSSITTYLLILFIVLCLSVW
- a CDS encoding DUF2490 domain-containing protein, translated to MFFISISAYSFAQDNSLGAWYMYFGNNKISKKLNFHNEIQYRNFNGIGDLEQLLIRTGIGYDLTENNNNILLGYGFILSQPYVKGEKTENIEHRIFQQYITKQKFGRFNLQHRYRLEERFLQDDFRMRFRYLLGLNIPVTNKEMLPKTLYVSAYNEIFLHLDSPGFDRNRVYGALGFVINKNMRIEAGYMNQIQENKNRGQIQIGFYNNIPFTRN
- a CDS encoding DUF1398 domain-containing protein produces the protein MKFTIEEIKAEHQKVKSGADFPKYIQAIKNLGVSHYTAYVSDGNTEYFDTENHSAKTGSKYDVLQILENLNLENFKIQLKLHQQGGTDYMTFCKDCAENGVEGWKMDLNDMTCTYFDKKGKDILVEKVPS
- a CDS encoding VOC family protein is translated as MATVNVYLTFNGNCRQAFEFYKSVFGGEFPYIGTFGEMPPQEGKEMPDEEKDKIMHVTLPISKETVLMGSDTGGEWASSLKVGNNFSVSINADSKEEADKLFNGLSKGGQVTMPLADTFWGAYFGMFADQFGINWMVNYDDPAKMQQHP
- a CDS encoding VOC family protein, whose translation is MKLGAFSISLSVKDLEKSKDFYEKLGFTQMGGSMESNYLIMKNDSTLIGLFQAMFDGNMLTFNPGWDENAQNLEAFDDVREIQKHLKEHQVALEKEADETTSGPEHIFLKDPDGNMILIDQHR
- a CDS encoding DUF1569 domain-containing protein yields the protein MENVFDAKDAQNYINRINNLVEDTHGLWGRMTVDQMLAHCCISYEMVYEPEKHKKPGAIAKFILKSFVKSKVVGDKAYPRDSPTAPQFVITGRRNFDDEKKRLIGFIQKTQQLGASAFHEKESFSFGKLKSDEWNNMFAKHLNHHLSQFGV
- the eco gene encoding serine protease inhibitor ecotin, which gives rise to MKFLKAISVVLMMFVVGNVSAQKMKKEKFEKLQIDMFPKAKEGFKQVYIQLPIAKNESDLKVEFFVGVEKLLDCNKHFLMGKVTTQDLQGWGYNYYEVESNGETGGTLMGCPDQKKTKKFVSLQPEIVRYNSKLPLVFYVPKDMEVRYRVLRPDAAMKKAVQK